A region from the Alnus glutinosa chromosome 5, dhAlnGlut1.1, whole genome shotgun sequence genome encodes:
- the LOC133867880 gene encoding ankyrin repeat-containing protein At5g02620-like: protein MEEGAINMLLRRRPVANGTIICPRMSHPQRAPSGQDVDQQAFDSVRSFPTTAYSPYLAQGQGTTIYQQQYVSSLESNSLTYQRQVADPGDTGLQALWILFLKLQPSLCSLLGNLADWDAARLLHGPQEELVQTDVVEEPSANETQIQRQNIERARRFRYLALCVPLYQAALKGDWQAAKSLLQKYPEVVRDPITEGHMTALHIAAAAKRTSFVKELVKCMSEDDLVLQNKDGNTALCFAAASGIVAIAEEMVNKNNRLPCIRDSQGLTPLLIAASLGRRNMVSYLLSVTPFEQLTPIERIQLLLATISTDMYDLALKILEKDRTLSTAQDGNRKTALHELAKKPFAIGSKRELSIWETCLNSWFKGIYNKALMQTFAHQLVEDLWKEVRILTDRDFSNLVGNHSSFLFDAAELGNAEFLIILVRSYPDLMWKVDKKNRSLFHIAILNRQESVYNLIYEIGAIKDIIAAYVDENNDNMLHLAGKLPPPDRLNIVSGAALQMQRELLWFKEIEKIVPPPYVKMRNSKGETPWDIFTKQHKNLRKDGEKWMKDTANYCMLVATLIATVVFAAAFTVPGGNNQEKGTPIFFKKNWFMVFFISDAIALLSSSTSILTFLSILTSRYTEKDFLESLPGRLVFGLTTLFTSIAGMVVAFSATCFLVYDGSMSRAPIVILASTGVPVILFVLLHYQLWADIIRSTYWSRFLFRPPKHSLF from the exons atggaagagGGTGCGATCAACATGCTTCTTAGAAGAAGACCAGTGGCAAATGGGACAATTATATGTCCACGAATGAGTCATCCTCAAAGGGCTCCTTCTGGACAAGATGTCGATCAACAAGCATTTGATTCGGTTCGATCATTTCCTACAACAGCATACTCCCCCTACTTGGCTCAGGGTCAGGGAACAACTATTTATCAACAACAATATGTATCAAGCTTGGAATCTAATAGTTTGACATATCAGAGACAAGTAGCTGACCCCGGAGATACTGGTCTTCAGGCTCTATGGATACTCTTCCTTAAACTTCAGCCCTCTTTATGCTCTCTTCTAGGGAATTTGGCTGACTGGGACGCAGCTAGATTATTACATGGGCCACAAGAAGAATTGGTGCAGACAGATGTAGTAGAGGAGCCTTCTGCAAATGAAACTCAAATTCAGCGTCAGAATATTGAGA GGGCAAGAAGATTTCGATACCTTGCCTTGTGTGTTCCCCTCTATCAAGCTGCACTAAAAGGTGATTGGCAGGCTGCTAAGTCTTTACTTCAGAAATATCCAGAAGTCGTTCGGGATCCCATAACGGAAGGGCATATGACAGCTCTTCACATTGCTGCGGCAGCAAAACGCACAAGTTTTGTAAAAGAACTGGTGAAATGTATGTCTGAGGATGACTTAGTATTGCAAAACAAAGATGGAAACACAGCACTTTGCTTTGCTGCTGCATCAGGAATTGTGGCAATTGCTGAGGAGATGGTGAACAAGAACAATAGACTGCCATGCATACGTGATAGCCAAGGACTCACACCACTTCTAATTGCAGCTTCACTTGGACGCAGAAACATGGTGTCATATCTATTATCTGTGACTCCTTTTGAACAGTTGACTCCAATTGAACGCATTCAGCTCCTTCTTGCTACTATTTCCACTGATATGTATG ATTTAGCGTTGAAAATTCTGGAAAAGGATCGAACATTATCAACTGCCCAGGATGGAAATCGGAAGACAGCATTGCATGAGTTGGCCAAAAAACCTTTTGCAATTGGCAGTAAGAGGGAGCTATCGATATGGGAAACATGCTTAAACTCCT GGTTCAAGGGGATTTACAACAAAGCTTTGATGCAGACATTCGCCCATCAATTAGTTGAAGACCTTTGGAAAGAGGTTCGGATATTGACAGATAGAGACTTCTCAAACCTGGTTGGCAAtcattcttctttcctttttgatGCTGCAGAATTAGGGAATGCTGAATTTCTAATTATACTTGTACGCTCTTACCCTGACCTTATGTGGAAGGTAGACAAAAAAAATCGAAGTTTATTTCACATTGCTATTTTAAATCGGCAAGAGAGCGTATACAATCTAATATATGAGATAGGGGCCATCAAGGATATCATTGCAGCCTATGTTGATGAAAACAATGACAATATGCTGCACTTAGCTGGAAAATTACCTCCTCCAGATCGACTAAATATTGTATCAGGAGCAGCCCTTCAAATGCAACGAGAGTTGTTGTGGTTTAAG GAGATAGAAAAGATTGTGCCGCCTCCATACGTGAAGATGAGAAATTCGAAAGGCGAAACACCTTGGGATATATTCACAAAGCAACATAAAAATTTACGAAAAGATGGTGAAAAGTGGATGAAGGACACAGCGAACTATTGCATGCTTGTGGCGACACTGATTGCCACAGTGGTTTTTGCTGCAGCCTTCACTGTACCGGGTGGCAACAATCAAGAAAAAGGCActcctatttttttcaaaaaaaactgGTTTATGGTATTTTTCATTTCAGATGCAATAGCATTGTTATCCTCTTCGACTTCGATATTAACGTTCTTGTCAATTCTCACGTCACGTTACACGGAAAAAGATTTCCTAGAGTCATTACCTGGAAGGTTGGTGTTTGGACTCACCACACTCTTCACTTCTATAGCAGGCATGGTGGTAGCCTTTAGTGCAACCTGTTTTTTGGTATATGATGGCAGCATGTCAAGGGCTCCAATTGTTATACTTGCTTCGACTGGTGTCCCAGTTATTCTGTTTGTTCTGCTACATTATCAACTTTGGGCTGATATAATACGTTCAACATATTGGTCTAGGTTTCTTTTTCGGCCACCTAAACATAGCCTTTTCTAG